In Deltaproteobacteria bacterium CG11_big_fil_rev_8_21_14_0_20_42_23, one genomic interval encodes:
- a CDS encoding DNA-binding response regulator — translation MNSLQMLPKEKTKVFIVDPQPIVSFGFAQLIHQEQNMVYSGAAINAENALSSIAKIKPDFVVIDIFLPGLSGIELCKKLLAENENLLILMTSTCHDASHVERVLRHGAKGYITKQENCSDLISAIKHIVNGRTYITNKYKDEIIEGLVGRAGVFSFPSTEILSDRELEILYLIGQGYTNHQIVDQLHVSIKTVESHNAHIKEKLHLQHAHALIQYAVKWTISAQL, via the coding sequence ATGAATTCATTGCAGATGCTTCCAAAAGAAAAAACGAAAGTTTTCATTGTTGATCCGCAACCCATTGTTAGCTTTGGGTTTGCGCAGCTGATCCACCAAGAACAAAATATGGTTTATTCTGGTGCTGCAATAAATGCGGAAAATGCATTAAGTTCTATAGCGAAAATAAAACCAGACTTTGTTGTGATTGATATTTTTCTGCCTGGGTTAAGTGGAATTGAGTTGTGTAAAAAATTGCTTGCTGAAAATGAGAACTTGCTCATCCTTATGACTTCCACTTGTCACGATGCTTCTCATGTTGAACGTGTTCTGCGGCATGGTGCAAAGGGTTACATTACCAAACAAGAAAATTGCAGCGATCTCATTTCCGCCATCAAGCATATTGTGAATGGCAGAACCTATATCACCAATAAATATAAAGACGAAATTATAGAAGGCTTAGTGGGAAGAGCTGGTGTTTTCAGTTTTCCTTCAACCGAAATACTCAGTGATCGTGAACTAGAAATTTTATACCTCATTGGGCAAGGATACACCAATCATCAGATTGTTGATCAATTGCATGTCAGTATAAAAACGGTTGAATCACATAACGCTCACATAAAAGAAAAACTTCACTTACAACATGCGCATGCCCTTATCCAGTATGCAGTGAAATGGACCATATCTGCGCAATTGTGA